The sequence TTGTACCAATTTTTGTACACACCatagtaatattaacaattatttttagttttattcgCTAACATTTccataataaaatctttataaaaGTCTTTTTTACTTGGTATATAGTGGCCACCTTcatgttttactattttcttatttataaataattcactaACTTTCTCTGCCATTTCTGTAAAACAGtaacattgttatttttaccacagtattttaataatatattactactaTTTCCTTCAATAAATTATGGAAGATTAACCTGTTGGTATAATTTGATCCGTATCTCCATATATATGTAATGagggtatatttattttgtcatcGTAATATATTGCATGAGGTGCACATAGTGACTTAAATCctgatataataattgcaaaattaaattgaaattccagtactgaaaaataaataatttttatttgaatttctttacATAGTTTATACTTGTCATAATATTTGCTTACATTTTTTCTGTTGCATACAACAAAGTATAGTAGCAAATGCTCCTCCTTGTGAGAATCCCAAAATACCATCAAATGGCCCAGacttttgaaattctttttttattaactctaTACTATCTTCAAAACCTACACATAATGGACTTGGTGTAATTGCTTTAAATATATGATCTTCTGTATTAAACCACCATCCATACCCTAAAACAAGTAACATAAAGtgctgtttaatatttattcactcATAGTTTTATACAAAGTAGTTATATAAAAccttatattataaatttttattttgtaaaaattaaattttctaaattacgTACCTTCTCCTGATTCATCAATGCCAAAATTACTTTTCATTGAAACATTATGTGGAGCTCGTAGAAACGTAAACTCCACTTCTTTTTTGAAGCCTTTCCTCAAAGATcctaatttcgtataaaaaatagaatctGATTGAGCATATCCATGAATAGCAATTAtctaaaatatgtatttcatGAAAGTactattcatttaaatttaaacttaaatagaatttttaataattgctcactcgtaattttgtatttgCCATATTTGAGGgatgttgaaattatttaaaataaccaATTCAACTATTATTGTATTCGGTCAAAGTTATGAGAATAACTTCATCATATACCTGCACATCTCCAGGTTGCAACACGATTCGTTAGCGAGGGTCAGTATGCAAGTTTTCATAGTTCTGATTGGTTTGCGATTTACTGGTAAGGCAGTGCTGCCTTCACaatcaaaaagaaaaagggaataGCACAAAATAAGCACAACTACATGTGGAATAAGTCACGTCGACGAACGATGTAGCTTGTTTCATTCTACCGTGCTCGCGGTCTTACTCTTTCGCACATCTATTCGATTAGTGCGACATCAGAGACATGCGGagcgaaatttgaattttaaagaaacttcacataataaaatctgttacCTTATAGCCCCCTGGGCCCTCTGAGGGCCCAAAGTTTATGGCCcggtaataatgataaaacgCTTAAGATGAGCCCTACGCCTCGAGACCGGCCGAAATTACTATTTTCCGAAAGCgcgggtgacaggcccacACCGTAGCCAATTTCGACCGTCCCGAGCGCGCGGTCACCGCCATAAACCGACGAGCAGGCCTCGACACAATCAATCGAAAGAAAGTTATTCAATATACTGATATCGGGCAATCCTTTGGTCACTGTATTCGGTAAAAGGTTCTATAAGTTCtaaagaaaatcatttctttaaatattgactcACTACTTGATATCAAAAGTAAGCTGCGTTATAATCCTGGAACAGGAAGAAATCCCGACGACGAAACTCGACCCGTTGCCTCTCCATCTCTGCACCGTACACATGATTGCATAAAACAGTAGCCATCTACACTCGCTAACAATTAAGTACACATGATCGATTAGGCAAATGACCGATTgactaaataactaaataatcaaATGATCAAGTATGTAAATAAtctattatcaaaatgatCGGATAACCAAATGGCCGAATAGCAAAATGaccgaattaataaaataattgattagaaAAATGACCAAATAATCAACTGATCGATGGGCAAATGACCGAATAATCGAAACTCCTAGTGATTAAATGTAccgattaaatattgcaagGGAATAGTATCTCAATTTAGAGTAATTGACAGAAAATATCCGAAACATAACCGTCGCTTCAGAATGCAGCCAAGTAAATTCAGAAAAGTCAAATTGATGGTTGCGGATTATCTCCGCAccgagttaattaaaaatctcttaAATACGCAAATTCATTAGTGcgtatatgaaattaaaattctttcattaataaatttcttatttctgcttccttaatatttataactataaaaataatcgtagaTAGTtaatgttttctatttttcgagCATTGAATTTTTTTGGTACATCCCCTGAATTATGCCATGAGATTGAAAACTAACCTGTGCAAAAGCTGAAATTAATCGGCAAGGGCAAAAAGTGCCGCATCGAagttgaaaatttgttaatttttgtaattcattTTTCGCCACTATAATCTATCACCATGATACATTTTCAAGAAACATATTTACCTCGAAGTAAATTGAACAACTTTCACTAATACACTGGACGCAATAGATTTAACTTATTTGAAAGTTGAAGCTCCtttacaaatagaattttacaaTGCTTGCCTCAGATGGCGCGCCAACAGAACACATAGAATCTGATGGTTATCGTTCTGTTTCTCTCCAtcctatctttttctctttttacagTACTTGTGAAGCTGGTTGCacagtaaaatggtggggatgtgCGAGCCAGCTTAGGGAGCATGAAAAGTGTGCAGGAGGAGAAGCCATTGCTGAATATAGAGAAGACAGCTCGCACACGTCTAGCAGAAGTAAGACCCATTACTGTGTAGTCAACAAAACATGACACGACACGCAAGAAATTGTACTGCTGGTGCTGTTTACACTTAtcacgagaaaaagaaagatgcAGCAGCGTCTGGTTATGGAACAAATACACAAAGAGTGGGCAAAGATTCTGTGAAAGATTTTGATTGTTGTTGCCTTACTTTACAACCATGTCGAAACCCTGTCATAACGTTTGTATCTTCGAATtgattcttatttatttctttgttccgCATTactgacattttattttgtaggaAAGATGGCTATTTGTTTGACAAAGAGGCAATTTTGGAATATGTCTtgacgaaaaagaaagaatacaCAAGAAAGTTGAAAGAGTATGAGAAACAGAAACGACAGCAAGAGGTTAATATAAACACTATCTTGCCGCCCTTGAATGAGTTGAGTCAAATTGAAAGTATGCGCATGTACGAGATGTAAGAGCAAAATGCCAAAAAGctgtcaaaaatattgttttaagtttttataataaatatccagAGCACTTCTCTGGCTTCTCTTATCCTACTTATACATTTCCCTTTTCTAGAGTCAACTCATTATGGGACAGCTATAGTTAAAATAGTTGTACATGAATCaagtttaacataaaattccATGTTATTTTCAGGAACAAAATCTTGAAAAAACTGCTAATGAAGAATTACAAAAGCTACAGAATTTTTTGAAGggtgaaaaaaatattgtttctagGAGTCAAAGTAGTATAGATGAATCAAATTCATCAGTTTCTAACATGTGTAATGGCAAAGACAAAATACTTCCGAGTTTTTGGATTCCTTCTAAAACACCGGAAGCTAAAgacttaatattaaaaaagccGGATAAGACAATTTACTGTCCTATAAGTGGAAAgccattgaaaataaaagaccTTATACCAGTAAAATTCACAGAAGTAAAAGACCCAGATGATAAAAAATCACTTATTGTTAAACAAGCACGATATATGTGTCCTATTACTCAtgatattttaagtaatagtGTCCCATGTGCAGTTATAAGAACAACGTACGATTACATTTAAATGAGTTAGAATCATAATGGCAGAAGTCACATTTTTCCCATTGTGAAAAACAGGGAATGTTGTTTACCAACATATGTATTGTGTGCTgaccaaatttattattaagatgATTTGGTTACACTAATTTATAGTatctaaaattttcaaaaatgtgaCTTACACTATTATAATTCGAACTAACTCATATTATCCATATTACTACTTCATTTAACagaattaagtaataattattttgtttccagGGGTGATGTAATAACTGTGGAATGTGTGGAGAAGATTATAAAAAGAGACTGGATAAATCCTTTGGATAGCACAAAACTGACTGAAGCCGATATTATACCGCTTCAAAGGGTAATTGTTATACATTTCATTGAAACTCgtgagaataaaaatattaacaacattATTTGCAGGGTGGTACTGGATACGCTGCTGTTAACGATCGTTTAGAAGGGAAACATGAAAGACCAGTATTACAAGCGTAAACTGAACaggtaaaatttataataaatgataaataatgtaCATACCACGTGggagatttaataaataaagattatattaagACTATCTGTTTAGAATCCTCTCTAACTCtatcaaagtaaataaattaggattatattaagattattaaattattaagattatattAAGACTATGTGTTTAGAATCCTCTCTAACTCTAccaaagtaaataaattatttaacgttagCTTTCAAAATGATGGAAGGCTAAAACATCTGGACTTTCAACATTAGTTTATTGATATTATGATATTCTGATCTTCTGTATGAAGAAATTCGGCTAGAAAGATTTCCATACCATCTCTGCAAACAAAGTGTTCATTCTGTGAAATGAGTTGTATaggtgttaaaaaattaaaatctatcGGTGATAGATCGGGTGAATAGGGTGGATATTTCAAAACTTTATACttacttttttattcatttaatcttGATACTGTTCTGACAATAGCCCTAATACGACTTGCAGCTCAAGACTCTGCAACATAGTTAGGCAAGACGCGGGGAAGGGTAATTCACCAGGCATTTCTCgcatatacaaaattatagcaaCTGCGAAGAGTTTTATTCAGAGATACACTCTTGTCCTATGTTTTAAAAAAGGCtggtataacaaatataagaAACTTATgatactgaaaatattaccTCTATATATTactgcataatttatttataatgtaaatatggCCATAAACTGATAACCTTCTTTAATcaacttttttactttatttaaattgatataatttttaacagtggattcaattttaattttccagattcatacaaattttattcaatgtctTTAGATATGTAAATGTAGATGTATGCATGCACAGAGCATGTAACTTTGtttgtatatactatattaacaaTGAGATCAATATTTACATTACTCATTATAAACTGGAGTTGcgtttatattgtaaaaaaattatttttttttgtcattgTCATCACTATCAGAACCATTGtcttttttatgttttttacgTTTCTTATGTTTTgactttttcttccttttcttatgtttgtgttttcttttctcttcacTAGAATCATCTGTTTCAGATTCACTATCACTTGTCTCAGACTTTTCATgtttttttgattttttcttgtttttcttctctttgtgtttcttttttgcaTCTTTCTGCTTTCTTTGCAATTCCTTCTCTCTTAACTCAGTCAAAGGCGTAACATAATTTTCGTCGCTATCAGAACTTGTACTACTGACATCCAACACGATTTCTTTATTGGGATCAACTTTAATGAAGTTACGACACTGATATGTAAGGTGTCCAGCATAACCACACTTCTTGCAAGCTGGACGAATGTGATCTTTATTTTGTGGAATCAGTCTTGAAAGAAATTCTGGATCCATACCTATAATGaagcattaaattattagtagaggcaaagaattaatagaaacatttGCTTAAAgcaaatggaaatatttgatatagaTAATACACTAATCCCACGAGAtaacatacaaatataaataattacgaaactaatatataaatatacacaatGAACCTTTAGTTAAGAACAACAATTGctgtacaaaattttcattcttcaGTCACAGCTTGAAAAGGTATGTTTGTTctcgctaaaattattatcagcATAGTCATACGTTCGTGAAGTATGCGTAGTTATATatgtagatttatttaattaggtttagttattaatatcttttagtTTTATCTTATGCATTGCATATATAAACATACATACACATGGCTACACAACAGAAATTCAGCTTGTAGATTAGAGGTCGCAGTTGTAAGTTGTAGATGGCGCTggaataaatttacatattcGGAATCATTCGGAATCTGGCAAGATTCATATTGCTAAGTAAGTTTgtaccaaaaaataatttattcaagtattattattctttttgtaaaattgaacattgctaaagaatttttaaaacgtctaCAATTTGTactaattgttataaattttacattgaaatatataaataagtaagtcgatatagaaattttgtgttttatatattgtgcTCATTGTGTTTATCTATACTAATCATATTAATCgtatttagtttaatttataataatataatctcatttatttccattcttatgtttaaaataattgatatactTGTTTATAGGATTTAAATAGTTGtttgtatagtaataataattaaaaataacatttgtaaAAAGAGTTTTGCAGTTTGACCCCTTTTTTAATCTATGACTTATCAGTAGGATAAAGTATAAAGCACACTTTCTATAGAACACAGATTTAGTACATTATTCAttcataaattctaaaatcttGAATTAATTCTGGaacttgtttattatttttatctatttctcttctatagaatattgtataatattataatttgtaagtGATAATGATATCTCAAATAATAGTTATACTATAAGACTTTTTATATGTTCCAttctttttagaatattttgaaaaatgaatcggTTACTATTCCTGCTACTTTTTGTAAGTGTTCTAAATATTACTACGGCTTGGCGAACATTTATGAGAGGTCGAAGTAGATATGGCAATTTAGGTATTCCAATTTCGCCAGAAGATCAAAATGAAGTGGAAGAGCAATGGTTTACACAATATTTAGATCATTTTAATCCAACCAATGCAATCGTTTGGCAGCAGGTactataaaaaagaatttataaggTTGTActctataattaaattgatgtatttaataaatttttacagagATATTTTGTGAATGGAGATTATTATAAGAAAGGAGgtccaatatttttaatgattggAGGAGAAGGTGCAGTTTCTACTAAATGGATGAAAGAGGGCGAGTGGATTGAATATGCTAAAATATTTGGAGCTCTTTGCTTTCAAGTGGAACACCGTTACTATGGAAAGAGTCACCCAACATCGTAATGATATTCAACATTGCTACTCttactatatataaacatttaagcACTTCCATGTAACACATTCAATGTTTGCAGAGATTTAAGTGTAAAAAATATGATCTATCTATCATCAGAACAGGCACTTGCAGATTTAGCATACTTTATAAAAAGCAtgaatagtaattttaaattaccaaATAATACCCAATGGATTGCATTTGGAGGATCTTATGCTGGTTCATTAGCTGCTTGGATGCGTGCTAAATATCCTCACTTAGTTCATGGAGCAGTTTCTACAAGTGGTCCATTGTTAGCTGAAATAGATTTCCAaggtaaatgtaaaataagcCAATACTTTacggaaaagaaaattgcattaatttataatggTTACAGAGTATTATATTGTTGTTGAAAATGCTATGAGAAACTACTCTCAGGCTTGTGTAGACTCTTTAGTGGAAGCAAATAAACAGTTTCATATAATGTTACGTCACCTCATTGGTCAGAGGGGTTTATCCGAAAAATTTAAGTAGGTAAAaacttaattatttgtttaaaatctcCCAAAATGCTAATaaagttttgttaatttatagtttatgtGATCCTATTGATTCAGGACACACAACACACAATGATATCTCAAACTTGTATGAAACAATAGCAAGTAATTTTGCTGgcattgtacaatataataaggACAATCGCAATAATTCGGCAATGGCTAATTTGACTGTTGATAGTGCAtgtgatattttaacaaatcaGTCATTGGGTATTGCTATTAATAGACTTGCAATCTTAAGCAATACAATATTGAATGCATCAAAAGAGAAATGCTTggattatatgtatagtaaaaTGATTCATGAACTCCGAAATGTTACTTGGACTAGTGAACAGGCAGAGGGAGGTAACtaattttggaattaaatttactatttttttaaaaatatatttctatttttatattataattacaatcttTTAGGACGTCAATGGATGTATCAAACATGCACAGAGTTTGGATTCTTCCAAAGTTCTACTGCACAGTCGAATTTATTCAGTAACACTTTTCCAGTAGATTTCTTTATACAACAGTGTACTGACATATTTGGACCTAGGTTCGGCCATGTACAattgttaatactttttattactatacagaataatttaaattttattttgcaataggTACAATGTTGATTTGTTAAAGTCGGCAACAGAGCGAACAAACACTTTGTACGGAGCACTAGATTTGAAAGTTACGAAAGTAGTGTTTGTACATGGATCAGTGGACCCTTGGCATACGTTAGGAATTACGAAGTCATTGGATCCGCAAGCACCTGCCATTTACATCAATGGTATGCGAATATCAGATATTTTACATGTGCAAACTTTATAGATTAtcgatttattgaattatttacttcTACAGGTACTGCTCATTGTGCAAATATGTATCCTCCATCCGAAAATGATCTACCTGATTTAAAGAAAGCCAGAGTTGAGATTGCAAAATTGCTTAATCAATggcttgaataattaatatatattaagtttTCAACATAATATAAGTGAGACTGCTTAAATGATACATGGATTTTCGTTTTTAGTTTTTAGTGAAACAAAATGCAAATAATGATTaagattacaaaaattttgttaaaaaatttaagtttttatttctttatatattgcTTAAATATCACTGTTAACAATCAGgctacataaatatttttcggtcGCATTTCTGTGCATTAACGAGACTAAACTAACATTAGATTAGCATTAGTCATCCTGTGCTATGTTAAATGACAAGAACGtatgtgtaaatatattaaacaagtTTGCCCATAATGGcactattacaattttttgcgGATTacaaagatattaaatacatgtacaaacttattttgaaaatatcttaCTTCAGTCAATGAATAAGAAGATATCATTCCCTAATTATAGTTTCGACAATATTGAACTGGTTAAGATAAAACGTATCAAtactatgtatgtataaataaatcagtatCGTCAACTTTGATATAAATcatgttttatattcttaaataaGCACCACAGCTACATGGATTTTGGTTCTAAAATGGACAGCATCAACCTTTCCTTAACGACACTTCTCTTAAATACCTTGTGTTGctgtaagaaattattttaacttcttTAAGGTGAGGCCAAGGTGCCCatatcagatttttcagtGCGTCgagtacaaaatttttatgaacatcatgctatgaaaaatatgattgTAACAAAGAATCCCTATAAATATCTCTTAGAAATCGTTTGATcagtaattagtaattattttcattttttggcATGTCCTTTGATCAACTAGTGATCCTCCAACATCCGCGAACAACTCTCCTTCTCTCACTTATATTACTGCATATACTGTATTTACATTAGATAACAATGTGgtagtaaataatttactgtataacagaataataattttaggacGATTTCATTCTATATCTTGTCCACAAATTGCGCTGAAAGTTTCCGCTACGCAATATTTCATCATTCACCACGTTTCTAAGAATTCTATTGCAGAATTCACGTATTTTCTCTAGCAAAATCTTCTTTAATCATCTTTAATCAGTCACAGTAATATGAAACTACCTAAATGTAATGTTACCTTAGAGGTATAAAgtactattatattactatatatatgcatatattgtgtaaaataagtaatgaaataacaaaaattgccaTCTAGTAGAAAGAATAGACAAACGGAACAAAATATTgcttgtaaaaatgttttaatctaacaattttaaccagttaccgacaaaatatttcactcCAAATAATATTCTGTTCTACTTTTTCCTAACCGAAATTGTTTGTTACTTTATCATTTATCTTACACAAAATTAACATTACCGCTAGATATAATTACTTTCAGTTAGTTTCAAGTTACCGGTCAATTAACAGCTTTTCACCAGagctaataattaatgtaaaagcTCCCACGTAATCCAATCGTGATTCGCTAGAGTACTGATTCACcgaatttctaataaataaggTTCCTATCTATGAAATTCAATGTTCAGTATCTGTGATGCGATTGAGATTGCCTCCACTCGGGTGTTGAGTTACCATGATGATGGTGAtggtgatgatgatgacgTTTCTTGTCGGAAATACTCGCGTGTTTGCTGGACGGATACGTGGCGACGTCACTAATCACCAATTCTGAGCCGTCTCTCTCGGTGTTATTGCTATTACCACGATAGTTCTCTCGGTAGCCTGGTTCATCCAGGGTTTCCTTGCGACGAAGCGGAGGATGACCAGCTTTTTGGCCTGCAGTTTCGTGCAGATTCTCCCAAGCTTGTCGGTAGTATCGATTCAGACCACCTCGGCTTTCGGAAGAACTACTGCCAAAACTCGCTACAGTGTTGCAATCTGGGGATGCACGGTGCCTATAGTGTTTGCTGCTTCCACCACGATTTCTGTgtgatatagaaaaatttaagtaatACTTTATCCTCG comes from Augochlora pura isolate Apur16 chromosome 1, APUR_v2.2.1, whole genome shotgun sequence and encodes:
- the LOC144479027 gene encoding putative serine protease K12H4.7; this encodes MNRLLFLLLFVSVLNITTAWRTFMRGRSRYGNLGIPISPEDQNEVEEQWFTQYLDHFNPTNAIVWQQRYFVNGDYYKKGGPIFLMIGGEGAVSTKWMKEGEWIEYAKIFGALCFQVEHRYYGKSHPTSDLSVKNMIYLSSEQALADLAYFIKSMNSNFKLPNNTQWIAFGGSYAGSLAAWMRAKYPHLVHGAVSTSGPLLAEIDFQEYYIVVENAMRNYSQACVDSLVEANKQFHIMLRHLIGQRGLSEKFNLCDPIDSGHTTHNDISNLYETIASNFAGIVQYNKDNRNNSAMANLTVDSACDILTNQSLGIAINRLAILSNTILNASKEKCLDYMYSKMIHELRNVTWTSEQAEGGRQWMYQTCTEFGFFQSSTAQSNLFSNTFPVDFFIQQCTDIFGPRYNVDLLKSATERTNTLYGALDLKVTKVVFVHGSVDPWHTLGITKSLDPQAPAIYINGTAHCANMYPPSENDLPDLKKARVEIAKLLNQWLE
- the LOC144479041 gene encoding uncharacterized protein LOC144479041 isoform X2, which gives rise to MDPEFLSRLIPQNKDHIRPACKKCGYAGHLTYQCRNFIKVDPNKEIVLDVSSTSSDSDENYVTPLTELREKELQRKQKDAKKKHKEKKNKKKSKKHEKSETSDSESETDDSSEEKRKHKHKKRKKKSKHKKRKKHKKDNGSDSDDNDKKK
- the LOC144479041 gene encoding uncharacterized protein LOC144479041 isoform X1 — encoded protein: MCMDPEFLSRLIPQNKDHIRPACKKCGYAGHLTYQCRNFIKVDPNKEIVLDVSSTSSDSDENYVTPLTELREKELQRKQKDAKKKHKEKKNKKKSKKHEKSETSDSESETDDSSEEKRKHKHKKRKKKSKHKKRKKHKKDNGSDSDDNDKKK
- the LOC144469233 gene encoding esterase AGAP003155 gives rise to the protein MANTKLRIIAIHGYAQSDSIFYTKLGSLRKGFKKEVEFTFLRAPHNVSMKSNFGIDESGEGYGWWFNTEDHIFKAITPSPLCVGFEDSIELIKKEFQKSGPFDGILGFSQGGAFATILCCMQQKKLLEFQFNFAIIISGFKSLCAPHAIYYDDKINIPSLHIYGDTDQIIPTEMAEKVSELFINKKIVKHEGGHYIPSKKDFYKDFIMEMLANKTKNNC
- the LOC144479035 gene encoding nitric oxide synthase-interacting protein homolog codes for the protein MTRHARNCTAGAVYTYHEKKKDAAASGYGTNTQRVGKDSVKDFDCCCLTLQPCRNPVITKDGYLFDKEAILEYVLTKKKEYTRKLKEYEKQKRQQEEQNLEKTANEELQKLQNFLKGEKNIVSRSQSSIDESNSSVSNMCNGKDKILPSFWIPSKTPEAKDLILKKPDKTIYCPISGKPLKIKDLIPVKFTEVKDPDDKKSLIVKQARYMCPITHDILSNSVPCAVIRTTGDVITVECVEKIIKRDWINPLDSTKLTEADIIPLQRGGTGYAAVNDRLEGKHERPVLQA